Proteins from one Candidatus Binatia bacterium genomic window:
- a CDS encoding ABC transporter ATP-binding protein, translated as MAFLQIEAVSKYFPGSNGHGNVCVFRDVNFRIERGEFVTMVGHSGCGKTTLLNIIAGFESANDGGIILDGKEVTTPGLDRMVVFQNFSLMPWMTVFENIRIAVRAAYPDWPRERVAKYVQQYIDMVGLTGSEQKRPAALSGGMRQRVGLARAFAVQPKVLLLDEPFAQIDALTRGAIQEELVRMWTATKNTVFMVTHDVDEAILLSDRIALMTNGPEARLAEIIEVPIPRPRTRETLIEEPEYGRIRRHVLDFLIERSKKIQEESKSAVEPSSVDCRASLILDA; from the coding sequence ATGGCTTTTCTTCAAATCGAAGCCGTCTCCAAGTACTTTCCCGGCTCCAACGGCCATGGCAACGTCTGCGTCTTTCGCGACGTCAACTTCCGCATCGAGAGAGGAGAATTTGTCACCATGGTGGGCCACTCGGGCTGCGGCAAGACGACTCTGCTCAATATCATCGCCGGATTCGAGAGCGCCAACGACGGCGGTATCATACTCGACGGCAAAGAGGTGACCACTCCCGGGCTGGATCGCATGGTCGTGTTTCAAAATTTCTCCCTCATGCCGTGGATGACCGTGTTCGAAAACATCCGCATCGCCGTGCGCGCGGCCTATCCCGATTGGCCGCGCGAGCGCGTCGCCAAGTACGTGCAGCAATATATCGACATGGTCGGCCTCACGGGTTCCGAACAGAAGAGGCCGGCGGCGCTTTCCGGCGGCATGCGCCAGCGGGTGGGCCTGGCGCGCGCCTTCGCCGTGCAGCCGAAGGTCTTGCTCCTCGACGAGCCGTTCGCGCAGATTGACGCGCTGACCCGCGGCGCGATCCAAGAAGAGCTCGTCCGCATGTGGACGGCGACCAAGAACACGGTCTTTATGGTCACGCACGACGTCGACGAAGCGATTCTACTCTCGGACAGAATCGCGCTGATGACGAACGGTCCGGAGGCGAGATTGGCCGAGATCATCGAGGTTCCGATCCCGCGACCGCGCACACGCGAGACGCTGATCGAGGAGCCGGAATATGGCCGGATCAGGAGACATGTTCTCGACTTCTTAATCGAGCGCTCGAAGAAAATTCAAGAGGAGAGCAAGTCGGCGGTCGAACCAAGCTCGGTTGACTGCCGAGCAAGCCTTATTCTAGACGCCTAA
- the ntrB gene encoding nitrate ABC transporter permease, with the protein MNGTRTMTKTKERQKVWLASLVFLLVFLFFWQAGTKPSVGGRTEGLPGPVAVAERAWEMISNPFYDRGPNDKGIGIQLFYSLGRLAAGYAAASIVAIFLGVVLGLSPTLYRAVNPYIQILRPISPLAWMPLFLYTIKNSAWAAMMVVFMSSIWPTLANTAFGVGSIKRDYLNVSALLQLSWLSRFFKVILPAAAPAIVAGLRISIGGAWIAVVAAEMLIGGTGIGYFVWNEWNNLQLTSVIFAILTIGSVGVLLDAGFARLAKKLSYAE; encoded by the coding sequence ATGAACGGCACAAGAACGATGACGAAAACGAAAGAGCGCCAGAAAGTCTGGCTGGCGTCGCTGGTTTTCCTTTTGGTCTTTCTTTTCTTCTGGCAGGCGGGCACCAAGCCGTCGGTCGGCGGCAGAACCGAAGGGCTGCCGGGACCTGTCGCCGTGGCCGAGCGAGCCTGGGAGATGATTTCGAATCCATTTTACGATCGAGGACCCAACGACAAGGGCATCGGCATCCAGCTTTTCTACAGCCTCGGCCGTCTGGCTGCCGGCTATGCCGCGGCTTCGATCGTGGCGATTTTTTTGGGCGTCGTCCTCGGCCTTTCGCCGACGCTTTACCGGGCGGTCAATCCATATATCCAGATCCTGCGGCCGATCTCGCCATTGGCGTGGATGCCGCTCTTTCTCTACACCATCAAGAACTCGGCCTGGGCCGCGATGATGGTCGTGTTCATGTCGTCGATCTGGCCGACCCTCGCGAACACCGCTTTCGGCGTCGGCAGCATCAAGCGCGACTACTTGAACGTCTCCGCCTTGCTCCAGCTTTCCTGGCTCAGCCGTTTTTTCAAGGTAATCTTGCCGGCGGCGGCGCCGGCGATCGTCGCCGGGCTCAGGATCTCGATCGGCGGCGCCTGGATCGCCGTGGTCGCGGCCGAGATGCTGATCGGTGGCACCGGCATCGGCTACTTCGTTTGGAACGAGTGGAACAACCTGCAGCTCACCAGCGTGATCTTCGCCATCCTCACGATCGGCTCCGTGGGAGTGCTGCTGGACGCGGGCTTCGCGCGCCTGGCAAAAAAATTGAGCTACGCGGAGTAG